GTACCACCTGGAAGTCTTAGTGATACTAATTCTAATCCAGGAATTTTTAATAAATTTGAATGTAAGGAACCTGAATATGTTTAACCAAACCAGTGCAAGGTGTTTTTTATAATTCGAAGACTGGTGTAGAACCATTATGTGGTATCTATACATCAGAACTTTTGTCTGAATGGATAAAAAATATTTTTCTAGAAGAAAGAATGGAATATTCATTACAAAAAAGGATCAAAAACCTAAATCCCGAGCCAATTTTTCTCTCTCTTCCTCTAAAGGAAGAACATTACTTCAGGAATATAAACACAAAAATGGATTTGTCACAATGAAGTTCTACCAGAAAAAAAAGAATTGGATTTTCGATATGGATGGTACCTTGACGATTGCAATGCATAATTTTTCCGAGATTAAACGACAGTTAGGTCTTCCTGAAGACACAGATATACTAACATCACTTTCTCGATTACCTCCTAAAGAATCCTTGGAGAAACATACTCTGTTGGATGCAATCGAATTAGAAATTGCGAGATTAGCAAATCCATCTCCCGGTAGTTTTGAATTACTTCAAAAAATCAACTTACAATCTAACAATTTAGGTATACTTACAAGAAATAGTTTTAATAATTCGGTTGAAACATTAAAAGTAACGGGTCTTTTCACTTATTTCCAAACAGATTTTATCTTCTGCCGAGAACATGTCTTACCAAAACCAGATCCAGAAGGAATCATACGTTTGATGGAACTTTGGGAGGCAAACCCAAATGACACTGTCATGATAGGTGATTATATTTATGATTTAGAAGCGGGGAAAGCTGCCGGAGTGGATACCGTGTATATTGATCCAGAAGGTAAATTTCCTTTTAAAGATGCAGCCACTCACTGCATCAGACAATTGGATGAAATTCTTTTCTTATAGTTTATTCCTAGGGAAAACCCTGCCAAAGAAATTTTAGTCGTAGCATAAATCCTTAGAAAATCCTAATGAATCAATAATCTCATGACAACATATATATTTCTATATATTCTAATATATGAGCAGGTAAAAATTTTAATATTCACAAAATTTAGAATAATACATTCTTCTCAATTGTTGTACATATATATATATGAAAAGCCTGTTTTTTTCTTTTTTTCTAATTTCAACTTTTTCCTTATTATCGTGCAACAAAGAATCCAGTAAAGAGGATTTATCAGCAATTGCCCTTCTGAGTTTTGTTGGTAATCCAATATCTTCTTCACTCGAGGAAAAATTTCAATCTGCAGAAGCAAAAACATTTTATCGAAAAGATGGAAACATCCATTTCCAGGACATACTCATAGAATATAAATTAAAAGAAGCTAAAGGAGATTCGGAAACAGTAGAAGCATTTTTAGGAAATCCAAATCAAATTTCCTTCAGCACTCAAACAAACCAAGTTACTGGTCAATTTACCCAAAAGGAAGATTTGTACCAAACAAAATCGATTCCATTCTCATATTCAGATTATACAAAAAGTTTCAAAGTTATTTTAACACTCAAAAGAGAGGGAAAAATAATTTCCTTTCGAGAAATTTATACAACTCCACCTTCTCCACCAGCGATTCCACCGAATTCCATTTCATTACCTGCAATCACATATGAAACAAAACGTTCTCTCATCGGTGGAACCGAATACCAAGTCATTCGAGTTAAGTTCCAAGCTGGAGCTGATTTAAGTCAGTTCACTAAATTAGATGCATACATTGGAAGACCAAGCATCATTGCTCTTGCAGCTGATAATTACAACGTAATCAATTATATATCCGCAACTTACTTTGACAGTTCGTTACAAAATTTTTTATTTTTAACACCTGAATTAAATGCATCTTATAAAATTATAGTAGTTGGTTCGAATACAAATGCAAAAGGGAATCGAAGCATTGATACAACTCCACCACCGCCTCCACCCTCTCCTTGCCTTGGAAGTGTTAATGCACCCACGGTAATAGGAAATTGTAACACACATTGTTTAGTCGTAGACTTAGTTGGAAACCAAATGAGTTATACTGCAAAAACAAAAATTGAAACAAATTCAGAGGAATATCTTTCATTAGATGCAGATAGCACTACTCCAAGCGGCGGATCAGGGCCTGTTAACCTATCATGGTTAGAACAGTTTGCACCCATTGGAATTGGCGAGTATAAAACCGATGATCGAGTATTTGATGTTACAGCATATTCACCAGCATGTATTGTTCTTTCTTCTTACCTTGTAAAAGATGGCCCAAATGGATTTGTTGACAATTACATAACCGGTAAAGTAAACGTCCCTTAAAAAGAACCAAAATGATAATTAAATATGAATTTGACTTTCGTTTAATATTGGAAATTTGATTTCGACAGTGGCACCATTTTCTTTTTTGATTTCCATTGTCCCCCGCAACTGCTTTACAAGGTTTCTAACGAGTGATAACCCCATTCCTTTTCCATCTAAAATAGAATTATCAATTCCATTTCCGTCATCTTTTACAACAAGAACAAATTGGTTTATAGTTTTACCAAGGTTTACGATAATTTTTCCATGGTTTCGATTCATAAAAGCATGACGAAAGGAATTAGAAACTAACTCATTTAGAATCAAACCCATAGGGATCGCCCGATCCAAATCCATTTCTAATCCCTCTTCAATTTTCTCATATAATTCTACATTATTTTCTTTGTTAATGTATGTATTTTTTAAATTTCCTAATATAGAATCAAAAATAAGATTTAAATCCACATACAGTAAATTTGGTGAACCATAAATAATCTTATGAACGGATGCAATCGCCATAATACGGTTCTGAATTAAACCAAGCGAAGTAGTCAATTTTATATCGTTCTCTGATTCAACTTGCATCGCCAAAAGTCCGGAAATAATTTGTAAATTATTGTTCACTCGGTGATGAATCTCAGTGAGCAATTTGGTTTTTAATTTGAAATCAGATTTAATTTGTCTTTCATGTTCGATCCTTTGAGTTTGCTCTTTTTTGACAGAGTGAACATACAAATAAATTAAAAAGAACATTGCGTAAAGATCTTTAAAAAAGCCTTCATAATCATCAAAATAATCTATAAAAAAACCATGTTCAAAAACATTCGAAATACTCACATAACATGGGATAATCGCCAATATTAAAACAAATGCACCTTCCCCTCGATATGAGGGCCTATGAACTAAGTTCTTTACGATCAATACAATTGCGATACCATAAACTAATAGTGTGGCAAGATTTAGTAACGCAATAAAACTCATATTAGTGTGTAGTCACCAAAATTTCTTTTTTTAAACTCACCAAAAAGAGAAGCGAAGAAATAAAGAAAAATAAATGTTCTAATAAATTAAAAAAGTCAGGAAAAATATACCCCTCAACTACTGTGAAAATATTGCCAAGCCAAACACAAACAAATCCCAAAATCAAAAAATAGAATTTGGGTATTAACCCAGACCAAAGCAGTCGTAAGGTGATGAGTAACCCTATGGTGTCAAAAATAAGATTTAATACTTCACTGATTTGATACATTTTTTACCAATACCCAAGTGACCATTCGCATTCCCAGAGGACATACGATAACAGGGTTTTGTTTATGGTAAAGTGATAATTTTAAGAAAAAGGGAACATAACACCCTCTGTATAAAAGTTACGATATCGTACTAAAAAATGATTGTTTAAATCAAAATTAATTTCATAAAAAAACAGAA
The nucleotide sequence above comes from Leptospira harrisiae. Encoded proteins:
- a CDS encoding HAD family hydrolase translates to MKFYQKKKNWIFDMDGTLTIAMHNFSEIKRQLGLPEDTDILTSLSRLPPKESLEKHTLLDAIELEIARLANPSPGSFELLQKINLQSNNLGILTRNSFNNSVETLKVTGLFTYFQTDFIFCREHVLPKPDPEGIIRLMELWEANPNDTVMIGDYIYDLEAGKAAGVDTVYIDPEGKFPFKDAATHCIRQLDEILFL
- a CDS encoding sensor histidine kinase → MSFIALLNLATLLVYGIAIVLIVKNLVHRPSYRGEGAFVLILAIIPCYVSISNVFEHGFFIDYFDDYEGFFKDLYAMFFLIYLYVHSVKKEQTQRIEHERQIKSDFKLKTKLLTEIHHRVNNNLQIISGLLAMQVESENDIKLTTSLGLIQNRIMAIASVHKIIYGSPNLLYVDLNLIFDSILGNLKNTYINKENNVELYEKIEEGLEMDLDRAIPMGLILNELVSNSFRHAFMNRNHGKIIVNLGKTINQFVLVVKDDGNGIDNSILDGKGMGLSLVRNLVKQLRGTMEIKKENGATVEIKFPILNESQIHI